The genomic interval TGGACTTGTTGATCTTGTAGCGGTTGAATAAAGAAGAACAGGGATTTCCGCAAATATGCaatttgatattttcattttctctttttaccaggtttaatataataacaataaaataaatattgtatttGATGAatctattaataaaaaaatgattcaTAATCATCCGGTTAGGATCGATCTAAACCAACCCATTATGTATATGATTCAACATGCCAACTATTCAACAACTTATTAGAAAGACAAGACAGCCAATCAAAAATGTCACGAAATCTCCCGCTCTTCGGGGGTGTCCTCAGCGACGAGGAACATGTACTAGGGTGTATGTGCGACTCGTTCAGATCATGGATTAggccaaaagaaagaaaacaattGATTCAGTATCAGTGATCAATAAGAGTGAATAGGATAGAATGGAAAAACACCATTCACTATCGAATCGAAAAatgaaaatatctaaaaatctaaaaaagatcTATCATATCCTTTTATTGTggtatcaaattaatttatggtTGCTATTGGTACAAATCCAATCACttctatttttcatttaagatgAGAAAGAATTCCCCATTGGTAGCAAATGGTATTCATTAAGCAGGGAAATCCTATTTAAAAAGCAGAAATATTCTGCCTTTACTCTTGACTCTTGCAAGAACGGACTAACAGGGTCAGCTACTCAGCTAATCttcataatataattaaataccgTTACTGTATGGGTGGGTCTCGTTGTGAAAGACCTATTACTGGATAATTATGGGTAGAGCCAAAGAGTGTGAACTGTACAAGTTAACAATAACATTGATTAAATGAGGGAAGAGGCTCCGGTGTATAGAGAGGACCTTACCGTTTAAGAAGTAACCATAGAAACGATGGAACCCACTATacctatttattatatttactacTTTTTTAGTTACTATGTTTTATAGTATCAATACAATTTCTTATTTCTAGGTGAGAggtctagaaaaaaaaaaggaaaaaatcgtGGTTGGGAAGGTTATAgtagcaaaagccattggaatttttattttatacattgGAAGAATCCGTTTTCTTATTAATAGACTAGAAAAGGGAAGGACAATAACTGAAAGAAAAGAAATCAATTAGTTATTCATCAAAGTTTCATTTAGTCAATGACTAGAATTAAACGAGGATATATAGCTCGAAGACGTAGAACAAAAATTCGTTTATTTGCATCAAGCTTTCGAGGGGCTCATTCAAGACTTACTCGTACTATTAATCAACAGAAAATAAGAGCTTTGGTTTCGGCTCATCAGGATAGAGGTAAGCAAAAGAGATATTTTCGTCGTTTGTGGATCACTCGGCTAAATGCAGTAATACGAGACTATAAGGTATACTACAGTTATAGTAGATTTATACACAATCTGTACAAGAAGCAGTTGCTTCTTAATCGTAAAATACTTGCACAAATAGCTATATTAAATAGGAATTGTCTTTATATGATTTCCAATGAGATCTTAAAAGAAGGAAATTGAACGGAATCCATTGGAATGTTTTAAACGGAGTTCCCTGGCGAATGAACTCCGGGAAGGTAGAGTAGAAATTAGTATGATAAAAAAATAGGATAGAATTTGATAAAGTCGTCACAATGAACAAATACGTTcaataaaaaaagatttattCTTCTTCCCCAATTCATTTTTGTCTACGACACTACAATCaaatcttaattttgatattgtttgAACAAAACGTCAATTCGCATTTGAGTTCGGATTGGTTTTTTTTTGATTCaattgaaattgaagagaaagcctatttatttttagttctaAGACCGGTAGGTCTAGGAGTCGACTCGCTTCTTTCAAATTGTTTCTCATTATTAAGAAAAGGTAACGAAGATAAAATACGAGCTTGTTTTATAGCAATAGTAATTAATCGTTGTTGTTTTAAGGTCAATCTATTCACCCGTCTAGATAATATCTTTCCCTGTTCACTAATAAATCGACTAATTAAACTCATGTTTCTATAATCAATTCGATCCCCCGATTGTATCGAGGGCAAACGCCTACGAAAAGATCGCTTGGATTTAAAAAAGATTCGCTTGGATTTATCCATGATTTTTTTATTCCTTGTCCCGaaaatattaattctattttGATCGGATCAAAAATGATTTCAAATTaagaaatagaatttttttgtttatatttaaataaatataggaTCCGTTGGATATGATATAATTGttgttatatataatatgtaattattgttattatagaATATGTCTTTTTCGTCTTCCTTGGAATGTAAGGCGGACACGCGAGCGATCGGTTCGATCTATTTCTTTATCTCCCCGTGAATCGTATGTTTGTAACAAGAAGGACAGAATTTTCGCAATTCCAATCGACTAGGCGTATTATGTCGATTTTTTTGAGTAATATATCGGGAAATGCCTATTGATTCCTTATTCACGCGGTTTCGAACACAACTGGTACATTCCAAAATAATCGTTACTCGGGCATCTTTACCCCTAGCCATGAACCTCCTTTGGGTTTTTGATTGATTCAACTcttctatttttctattttccAATCCGAagcgaagaagaagaaaggaaggAAAAAATAGAAGTTGCTAACTTGAAATCCAATTATTAAAGATTTCGTTGCAATCAATATAGTAATAATAAGTAATATAAAAATttctacttaaatatttaatttagtatTTAGAATTTATAATCGCTGTACAATATTGAAGTTTTTTGTATGATATTGTTGCCACAGCTAGTCCATTTTCTTTCTCattctattattaattaaatattaattaaatttttagccTGGAAACCCAAGTTCTTAGTTTCACGCGGGTCAATCCGCTTTTATTctttttcgaatttattttgaattctaaaaATTAAGATAAGAAGAGAAGGGGAGggattagtcacaaatttttgaTTGTATCTCTAATTTAATTTTCGTCACCCCTTCCCAATTACTATCATTAAAAAAAGGGGAATATCAACGCATCCGGAAATAAACGATTGATCTCTATCAATAATCCTGCTAAAGACCCAAACCATATAGTACTTACTACCGGTGCCACGGAAAGATATGTTTTTAGATCTCGCATTTAAAATCCTCCTTCTTTTTATTCGTTATTGTAATTTTAATACAATTTGTAATACATAATGCTAATACATATAGAAACAGATGCGTATATGTAGTTAATGACTGACACTTGTATTTCTACGCAGAATCCCTAAGACAAATTGGAATATACAACTTGAAATGTACAATGATTTAATAGATATTCATTAGTTTTTTCTTAAAACAACAAATACGTCCCTTTCTGTTTGAGAATTCCCCcaaaatattcatttttttacGATGGGtttcatattatatttatttagtacgTATATAagtctattattattatatgatatgagcctaaaaaagaaaaaatgacaagataattgaattttgtatttcaataaaagaaataaaaatgtgGAAAACAAGACAAGGATTCTCTACAATGACACTGTAGACCAATTGAAAGGGATGTAGCGCAGCTCGGTAGCGCGTTTGTTTTGGGTACAAAATGTCACAGGTTCAAATCCTGTCATCCCTACCTATTACTTATCTTATGAGCAGTAACGAGGAATCAATTGAGATTGATTAAAATTGGATATACCTAAGCAATAGAGAATAAAATTCTCTAGGATAGTATATATATCTAAGTTGGGTTACAAAGTTATTcttgtaataataattaagataaTTAAGGCGCTCTTAGTTCAGTTTGGTAGAACGTGGGTCTCCAAAACCCGATGTCGTAGGTTCAAGTCCTACAGAGCGTGCTTCGATTCTTCTTATTTGTTAGGTcgaaaataacacaaaaataattGAACAACAATCTGAATTTGACCTCCTGTAGATTAAAACAAGTAGGAGGTCAATCAAAAAAAGAGATGTTAATTAATCAAAGATCCAATTGATCACCACGTCTGTATTGTAAATATGCAGTTACAAATAATCCAGCCAAAGTAATAGGAATTAGACCTAAGACAAttccaaataaaaaaacttCAATCATTTCAATTTCTTTGAAAGGGGAAAAGGAGAGGTAATATCTATCCTTAAATTTTAATCGGTATTACTCATGAATCTCAATGAccaaaaattgaaaattgacaCGTTAAGTAACTATAGAATAAATGAACTACCACAGAAGGTTTTTATGAATTGTTCgttcaattaatttcaaataagtCCTATCTTGTTCAGACCGATAAATAGAGCTGAGGTTATAGTCAAAGCTGCTAGTAGAAAACCGAAATAACTAGTTATAGTAGGCATAAAGAGACTAAATGAAATATGTTCTTTTTATACATATGTTTCTAAAGCACTTCCCtaaatttccatttataaaagaTACGAAGATAAACAAAAATACCAATTGAAAGTTTTTGATTCatcaattattataattatagaaGGCGGTCCTAACAAAAATAGAGTAACATAGGTAAGAAATCAATTCATCATTTGTGACATCTATCCATTTCGAAATTTCGAATCAACCGATTCATTGAGCAACTCTTGAGTTGAGTACACTAAATAAACAATACAATATCTAAtatatattagtatatatagaatattttaaataaattttaaataattagaaaaaaaaaagtaaaaatagttGTTTTAGAACTTCATTCAAAAAGGAAACTTTCTTTGAATCACtctgaaataaaattaccaaatcttttttattttgattattttttgattgtatCGACGAATccttttttttacttaattttcaGTTTAGAACGACAAGTGATCTTAGCTTATAATGAAAATGTCCTTTACTTTTTTACTTTAAATTgaacttatttttatattttgtcttTCTTAATTACATACAAAGCTCCATCTTTGTAATTAGTTCAAGAAAGACCCTTTTCTTTGGGTCTAATACAACAACACTCTGTGCATCACGAATattgattattatttattttatttattcgtTGTTTTCTTTCCTTGAATACTAATACTATCTAGTATTTTTACCTCATCCTCAGTTTCGAGTCCGAAGCTAATAATAGAGAAATTGAGAAAACCTTTAGATTATTATATTACAAGCACTACTACAGTTACTGCAGGAATTGTAATGATACAGGAATTTGAGAAAGACTCTATTGAATAGTTGAATAGTACAAATTCTACATGTACACGCaacaagaaaaaagaaattctcTAACACTTCGTTTCGATCCTGATTGGGAAATTTCGTTGCTGTGTCAGAAGAAGGATAGCTATACTGATTCGGTATACTCTAAAGAAACCCTTGGTACACTATTGACGATCTCACAAAGATCTGATTTCAGTGAATTTCTGTTTACTGATTTCATCTTTTACGGAGTCGACCCCCCTTTGACTGTACAAGAATATGCGGAGCTTAAGATGTCTGGAAGCACAGGAGAACGTTCTTTTGCTGATATTATTACCAGTATTCGATACTGGGTCATTCATAGCATTACTATACCTTCCCTATTCATTGCGGGTTGGTTATTCGTCAGCACGGGTTTAGCTTACGATGTATTTGGAAGTCCCCGTCCAAACGAGTATTTTACAGAGAGCCGACAAGGAGTTCCATTAATAACAGGCCGCTTTGATTCTTTGGAACAACTCGATGAATTTAGTAGATCTTTTTAGGAGGCACAAATGACTATAGATAGAACCTATCCAATTTTTACTGTGCGATGGTTAGCTGTTCACGGACTAGCTGTACCTACCGTTTCTTTTTTGGGGTCAATATCAGCAATGCAGTTCATCCAACGATAAACCTAATCCGAATCATAGAGCTACGACACAATCAAACCCGAACGAACAAAATGTTGAATTGAATCGTACCAGTCTCTACTGGGGGTTATTACTCATTTTTGTACTTGCTGTTTTATTTTCCAATTATTTcttcaattaaaaaaagaagaataggAAATAATAGTAGGAATTCTCTTATCCCATTCGGAAGGATATCATCTCATAATTATCTATGGCTGTTTATGTCTCTAGCACGACCACCTGATGAAATGTGGAGGAAAGTAGGACAAATGGCTGATACTACTGGAAGGATTCCTCTTTGGATAATAGGTACTGTAGCTGGTATTCTTGTGATCGGTTTACTCggtattttcttttatggttcATATTCTGGATTAGGTTCATCCCTTTAGTAATTGGGTAAACTGAGTTGTAGACAGGACATGAAAGCGTAAGAACTCAACGGAATCCCCCTCGAAGAAGACAAAGAAAGAGGGGGTAGGTCCCGTTGAGCTcttaataatcataatattttattcGTCTAAATCTAAATGATAACAAAAAAAGGATTTTTTTCGGATGTTTCAAAAAACTCCAGTTTcgttttttatgatatttttagaaaattaacttaaattacTTGATTCAGAACATCTGTTCCTCGATAGTATCCGTCCATACTTTATTTATGGAATAAATCTAAAAGAAGGGTTATGATAAACctagaaaaaatagaaactaCGAGACGAATAGGAATCTTTAACGAACGGGATCAAGAATGATTATTATTTCGACACAAGAAAGGGTTGTGGAAAATTCCTTTTCTTGTGTCAAAGATTAGGAATACAACTAATCCCTTTTCGAATTAGAATGCTTTCTTCCTCTCATTCATTTTTTTGATACTTTGGTTTCTATTTTCTGCTTATTTATCTTATGGTTAGTGTTGAGTTAAATTGAGTTAAATAGCATTCTATATCTATTAGAATAGAAAACTATTGATTCATTCGATGGAATTTTAAATGGCATGGCATTGAAATCGGACAATAGTGACATAATCATACCGCTTCGGTTTTgattgaaaaaacaaagaaataaataagtaaagtcAAATAGTCTTCTTCACAGTATACATACTATAACTAGTAATGCGTTACAAGTAATTCTCAAAAAATGTAATGTATGATATAAGatagaaaactaaaataaaaaagccTAAAGACTTTTCAGAATTTTTTTGATAGAATTCCATAACAAATTTTCCAACAAAAATCGGGGTTCTTTTTAGAGCTTGGTATTGAAAATCTGTGGATCTAGAAATTCATTTCGGACAATTGAACCTTTTCAAACTGTTTCTTTTTAAGAACCAAAAAGATTTGTGCCAAAATAACCGATGCCAAGAAGAGCAAAAGGCCTTGTACACGTAATGGATCTTGAAGTACTATTTCCGCATCCCCTTGACCAAATCCACCCACATTAGGATTACTCGTTAATGGTTGATCCAGTTTGATGGATTCGCCCTCTGAAACAAGAAGTTCGGGGCCTGGAGGAATAATATCAACCACTTGACGTCCATCAGATGCCTCCACTATGGTTATTTCGTATCCCCCTTTTTCTTTTCGTATGATTTTGCTTACTATACCCGCCGCTGTAGCGTTATAAACATTATTGTTACTCTTGCTCCCGTCGGGATAAATCTGACCCTTCCTCTGTTCCCGCCTACATATATGGGATATTTTAAGAAATGAACGTCTTTCTTAGTAGTGGGGTCCGGGGAAAGAATAGGAAAGGTGATTTCACTATATTTTTGACCAGGAACGGACCTTGTCACAAGAATACCTAGTTTTTTAGTGGGGCATGATAGCTCTGAAAAACCAGATTCTCCCATCTTTCTTTAATCGCGGGCGGAATACGGTCGGGAAAATAAGAAC from Cannabis sativa cultivar Pink pepper isolate KNU-18-1 chromosome 4, ASM2916894v1, whole genome shotgun sequence carries:
- the LOC133037461 gene encoding cytochrome b559 subunit alpha, with amino-acid sequence MYTQQEKRNSLTLRFDPDWEISLLCQKKDSYTDSVYSKETLGTLLTISQRSDFSEFLFTDFIFYGVDPPLTVQEYAELKMSGSTGERSFADIITSIRYWVIHSITIPSLFIAGWLFVSTGLAYDVFGSPRPNEYFTESRQGVPLITGRFDSLEQLDEFSRSF
- the LOC133037036 gene encoding cytochrome f-like, which codes for MGESGFSELSCPTKKLGILVTRREQRKGQIYPDGSKSNNNVYNATAAGIVSKIIRKEKGGYEITIVEASDGRQVVDIIPPGPELLVSEGESIKLDQPLTSNPNVGGFGQGDAEIVLQDPLRVQGLLLFLASVILAQIFLVLKKKQFEKVQLSEMNF